The DNA region GGCAGCCACGTCGGCTATCGCGCTAGCGTTCTCCGAGGCCCGGCATCCGCGTGAAGGTGCGGACGACGTCGGGGTCGAACTGCGTCCCGCTGCCCCGCACGAGCTCGCTGATCGCCTGATCGTGCGTCAACGAGTCGCGGAACGGGCGTGGCGATCGCATCGCATCGAACGAGTCGGCGACCGCCAGCACGCGGCTGGTCATCGGGATCTCGTCCCCCGAGAGCTGCCGCGGATAGCCGCCGCCCGCGTACTCCTCGAAGCGCGATCTGATGATCCCGGCCGCCGGGCGGAGCGCGGGGATGGCCTCGAGAATCGATGCGCCGAGGTCGGGCACGCGGCGCCACAGCGCACGCTCCTCTGCGGTCAGCTCGCCGGTCTTGCTCAGGAGCCCGTCGGGCAGCACCAGTCGCCCGAGTTCGTGCAGGAGCGCTGCCTGTCCGAGGGCCTCCACCTGCGAGGCCTGGAGGCGCAGCGTGGAGGCCAGGGCCACGGCCAGCCGCCGCACCCGGTGGCTGTGCTCGCGCCACAGGTCGCTTCGGAACGCCACCAGGTCGAGCGCCGCCTCGACCTGCGCCGTCGTGCCGATCTCCAGCCGCGACAGGGCCTCGATCAAGCGGCGGTGCCGCGCGCCGAGCTCCGATGCGCGCTGCTCCCGCAGCAGGCGGTCGGCACGCCGCAAGCGGTGGTGCCGCATGCCGTTCTCGAGCGCCCGCGACAGGCTGCGCTGGTCGAACGGCTTCAGCAGGTAGTCGACGACGCCCTGCTGCAGGCCGCGCAGGGCCCAGTCGACGTCGTGGATTCCGGTCACCAGCACCACGGCCATGTCCGGGTGCTGCTGCTGCACCTGCTCGAGGAACCAGAAGCCGTCGCGTCCGGGCATCTGCACGTCGCAGAACGCCACGGCGATGCCGCGCGAGGCGGCGACGGCCAGCGCCTGCTCGGCGCCGTCGACGGCCACCGGACGGCACCCGTCGGCCTCGACCCACGCCGACAGCACCTCCCGCACCCCCTCGTCATCGTCGACCACGAGCACGGGCGTGGGCTCGTCGAGGCTCCCGCCGCCCGTCAGCACGTCGAGGGGCTGTTCCGGTTCGAGCCGCGCCATCATGCCGCCCCCTTGCCGCGTCGCGCGATGGTGACGCCGAGATCGAGGCGTTCGAGCTTGCGGTAGAGCGCTCGTCGGCTGAGGCCGAGCAGCGTGGCGGCCTTCTTCTTGTTGCCGTCGGCGCGTTGCAGGGCACGCATGATGTGCTCGCGTTCCACGTCCGACAACGGACCGACCGCGTCGGGCGCGGGCGAGACGCGACCCGCGGCCGGGGGTATCGGCGCCACGGGCCAGGCGTGGACCGGCGGCGACG from Luteitalea sp. TBR-22 includes:
- a CDS encoding HD domain-containing phosphohydrolase yields the protein MARLEPEQPLDVLTGGGSLDEPTPVLVVDDDEGVREVLSAWVEADGCRPVAVDGAEQALAVAASRGIAVAFCDVQMPGRDGFWFLEQVQQQHPDMAVVLVTGIHDVDWALRGLQQGVVDYLLKPFDQRSLSRALENGMRHHRLRRADRLLREQRASELGARHRRLIEALSRLEIGTTAQVEAALDLVAFRSDLWREHSHRVRRLAVALASTLRLQASQVEALGQAALLHELGRLVLPDGLLSKTGELTAEERALWRRVPDLGASILEAIPALRPAAGIIRSRFEEYAGGGYPRQLSGDEIPMTSRVLAVADSFDAMRSPRPFRDSLTHDQAISELVRGSGTQFDPDVVRTFTRMPGLGER